The DNA segment ccaattaattgaaagtttgttAATTAGAGGGTCTCTACTTTAATTAGATTATATAAGATAATATAccgatataataaataaatatttcgaACCTATTCGAACATTTCGAACTATAACATCCAagcaataattcaaataattttactaTTATTTGGCTCAATTCGATTTTTTTACACCCCTTTACcgtaaaacataaaataaacgtCTACCTAATTTTGGTTCCACCATGTATTGCCAAAATGGTAGCATTTCTCAATTACTCTGAAAAACAATGCTCtaaatatatgtgtatatatatttgcCAATATTAATATAGGCATTTATATGCATGTCAGCACGTGTGTTTATAATAAAGAcgtatttattaatataatactttttaagttaaaaaatattttttattattatttttttgttaagcTTACTTTTGTTGATTTTTTCACGTTTCATTATTCAAaaattaaggtagtgtttgcaaatctaaaaaaaattgttaaaaaaGTTTCTATaataacttatttttagaggttacaAATACTACCTAAATAAATAGagtgataaattaaatatttaaaactttagatTAGATAAAAGAATATTTcgtagttttaaatttttttcgtagttttaaaattttaaaagcacATAAGATATGAAATTTATCGATAAGTCTAtactttttttaacaaaattaagGAGACGATGGCCCAATCTTCTCAATATGACATTAGAAAATATACTCATCATACTAGTGTTCGTCtttttgtaatatatattttgGTTTTCCTCGTCAATCCTGGCATTACGTTGTTATGTAAGTACCCCACGTAATCACTTGCATACAAAAATGATTAAAACTATAAAATAAAGGATCAACTCCAAAATAACccccaattttattttatttttaaaataaaattaaaacacaCACGTACACACAACTAAAACTCAATTCCGATCAATGAAAGATCAAGATTGCAAATAGTCAAATATAAATGATGAAACAAGCAATTTTCCCTATATATAATGTAATTGGGTaaaataggttttttttttaacccTTTGTTGGGTAAAACAAATATAAGCATATGGTACGTAGAAGAAGTACGTATGTATGTTAAATATGTAAGTTTACCGAGGGCATGCATGGAAactatatgtatgtatgtatgttttATGTAtcgatatatattatatcagaTCCAAGAAACTAATCTGATAACAAATTAATTCACACATCGTGCATGATTCTCCCGGATACATCGCAGATAAGAGAAAAAATCTTGGATTCAAAAACTGATTCTTCCATAAAATCTATCTTCCAAAATCTTCCGAATCTTGATCCCACATGATCAACATATATAAACCTAGCTATATACTAATTGcctctagaaaaaaaaaacaccccATGAAAACCATGAGTACTTCTGCTATGAACATCGATGCAGAAAAGGGCCTTTCCTCCAATATTATTATTCCCACAAACCCCGTCGACACCACCAAACTCGATGCagaggaggaagaagaagagtctCCCATCGAACAAGTGCGGCTTACGGTCCCCAACGGCGACGACTCGACGCTTCCCGTTTGGACTTTCCGCATGTGGTTCTTGGGGATGTTGTCATGCGCGCTTCTCTCCTTCCTCAACACTTTCTTCGGCTACAGAAGCGAGCCACTCACAATCACTATGATCTCCGTACAAGTCGCCACGCTCCCCATCGGGAGATTCATGGCCAAAGTGCTGCCCACCACCAAGTTCCGCCTGCCCTTTTGCGGATGCACGGAGTTCTCCCTCAATCCGGGGCCTTTCAACATGAAGGAGCATGTCTTGATCTCCATCTTCGCCAACGCCGGATCCGCCTTCGGTAGCGGCTCCGCCTACGCAGTGGGGATTGTCGACATTATAAAGGCTATTTACAGGAGGAAGATCTCCTTCTTGGCTAGTTGGATTCTTGTTATAACCACTCAGGTTCGAATTAATTTTGAGATATattactaaaaaaattattttatgatgatatatatagTGTATATGATATAGTAAAAATTTGATGTAGATATTGGGATATGGATGGGCTGGGATACTGAGAAAATATGTGGTGGAGCCTGCGGAAATGTGGTGGCCAGCCAGTCTCGTTCAAGTTTCTCTCTTCAGGTACCTCACCTGAAATATTACTTCTTGTGATATCttgttttatatatacatattgcATCATGTTTTTTGTGCTAATTATTTTTCAGGGCACTGCATGAAAAAGAAGGCAAGAAGAACTCAAGATCAAAATTCTTCTTAATAGCCCTCGCATGCAGCTTCCTTTGGTACATTGTCCCCGGCTACCTCTTCTCCACCCTTGGTTACATCTCCATTCTCTGCCTAGTGTTCCCTAAATCGGTCACCGCGCAACAAATAGGCTCCGGCCTCAAAGGCCTCGGCGTCGGATCTTTCACTTTCGACTGGTCGGTCGTAGCGTCCTTCCTCGGAAGCCCGCTCGTCACCCCATTCTTCGCCATCTTCAACGTCTTCGTGGGATACGCGGTGGTCGTGTACGCCCTTATACCCACGGCGTATTGGGGTTTCAACCTCTACAATGCCAAGACATTCCCTCTGTTTTCTTCCCATCTTTTCAACGGCCGCGGGGAGACGTACGATGTATCGGCAATAGTCAACGACAAGTTCGAGCTCGATCTCCGGGCGTACGAGGAGAGGGGGCTCATAAACCTCAGCATCTTCTTCTCCTTGTCTTACGGGCTCAACTTTGCTGCCGTGGTGGCCACTCTCACACACGTAGCTCTGTTTAATGGGCGGTAAGTATCTTGAATACAGTACACTTCAATATTACTGATTTTGCATTGCACGATGTATTTGATGCATTTGGATGATCGAATCGACCAGGGATATTTATCATCGATTCCGGGCTTCTAACAAAGGGAAGCCTGATATTCACACACGActcatgaaaaaatataaaGACGTTCCGGGGTGGTGGTTTCATGTATTGCTGGTACTCTCGCTTGCTCTGTCTTTGGTACTCTGTATCTTCATGAAAGATCAGGTTCAACTACCATGGTGGGGACTCCTTTTCGCGGCGGGGCTGGCGCTGATGTTTACGCTCCCTATCAGCATAATCACAGCCACCACCAATCAGGTATGCATTAGTACTTTTATATATGGGGAAAAAAGTAGTTAATTTGTTCTATTTTTTGTTGTAAGCTAACAcatctatataaatatatatgtttcaGACACCAGGGCTGAATGTTATCACAGAATACATAATTGGATTATTATATCCAGGGAGACCAATTGCAAATGTATGCTTCAAGACCTATGGGTATATAAGTATGTCCCAAGCAGTTTCCTTTCTCAATGACTTCAAACTTGGCCATTACATGAAAGTTCCACCAAGATCAATGTTCATGGTTCAGGTAAAGCGATCGATATTCCCAAGTAGTTGTAAGTTTTAACAAAcaccaaattaattaattaattaattaacatgaTGATCAACGGATCACTCAGTTCATCGGCACGGTGATCGCGGGAACAATCAACATTAGCACGGCCTGGTACCTCCTAACAAGCATCGAAAACATCTGCCAAGACCAGCTTCTCCCAAAGAACAGCCCCTGGACCTGCCCCGGCGACCGAGTCTTCTTCGACGCGTCCGTGATCTGGGGACTAGTCGGCCCCAGGCGGATCTTCAGCAAGCTGGGGAACTACGGCGCGCTCAACTGGTGCTTCCTCGGCGGCGCCATAGCCCCCATCATCGTCTGGCTTACGCACAAGGCCTTCCCCAAACACAAGTGGATCAAACTGATCAATATCCCCGTCCTGCTCGGTGCCACGGCCGCAATGCCCCCGGCTTCCACCCTCAACTTCAACAGCTGGATCCTTGTGGGGACGATATTCAACTGCTTGGTGTTCCGGTACCGGAAAGGCTGGTGGCGGAGGTACAACTACGTGCTCTCGGCGGCGCTGGACGCGGGGCTGGCCTTCATGGGGGTGGTGCTGTATTTCTGCTTGGGGATAGAGAATGTGAGCGTGAATTGGTGGGGAACCAACGGGGAACATTGTGACTTGGCTACTTGCCCCACTGCCAAAGGGGTTGTAGTTGATGGTTGTCCATCGCATTAGCTATTGTTATTTCatccatcttttttttttttttttttaaagtcctTCCTACGTATGTATTATTGTGTAAATTAAACTTATTTATTAACTGTTTCTCAGATTTTTCTaccttttttgcaaattttttttttgaaggaaCTTGACCAAACcacttttatataattattttactgCAGACACTCGTGACTCTTGACACAGTGTCATATATATGACAGTATATATCGACTTGGTTCGTATATTGGATTCAAGataatacttttgaaataaaaatattaattttttaatgaattgGTTGGGATAATAGatgtatataataaaatttaacatTAATTCGGTATTGTATAGAGATGCAAATGAATCGAATCAAACCCAATAATAGTAAAAATTTAAGGTTTGAATTCGGCTCGAATTAAGTATATTCGAGTTAGAGCTTGATTCGGagctcaaaaatttcaaatattttggcttgaGCTCAGCTCGAAATGATGCGACGGTTTTTCAGTACCCTTCATATTGCATGTGCAtgcatgatatatgtatatttgtACTTCTGTATTGAGCAAttatgctcacgtcctagtattttgttggacatcctattccatggggtaggaattaggttggacggacccggTGGCAGCGGTCGTTGAGCTGCAGTGGTTGCGTGTTGATCCTATTCCTGCTCAGGTTGTTAGGTTGAACTTTTAGTACCTACGGTTCAATGGGGTtgtattgtataatatttgaatTTAGCCCGATTGTTCTTCTGGTGTATGTTGTATTTATGACCTAAGTTTCCGTtggatttatttaattttgttttaagatttaatttcatggttaatctctgattagttagtgattCTGAGTTGAGTCACtatatttattggtatcagagcctgcaTTGAATTTGGGGGCATAATAATTCGATTTTGAGGTTTGAAGTCATGACTAATTTTTCCAGAGTCAAGATGATTAAAGTCATGGGAGCATCGATGGTCACTGGGTAGATGATGAGGTCCAAGAACCACGGCAGAGACACCATCGACCCAGGGAAGATAGAGAGAGATTTGATCTGCGCAGATTCCAGCATATAGCTCCAAACCATTGGAGGGAGGCGAGAGTCCGGATGTAGCTAAGAACTGGCTGGAATAAATGAAAACTTTCTTTGAGGTGTATCGTTGCACTGACGAGCAGAAGATGCAGACTGTGAAATTTCTTCTTCATGGGAATTCTTGTAAATAGTGGAAGTATACTTTTGCACCGATCATAATAGCGCGAGGCCTAGTTACTTAGGCAAAATTCCGTACATCATTTCAAGCGTTTTACTTTCCTGCCGCTCTATGTCAGGCGAAGACAAATGAGCTGATGAATATGAAACATGGAAACATGACGATTGTCGAATATCAATTGAagttctttgaaattttttcttaCTGCACGTGTGTTGCCAGCAGCTCGGAGGCCAAGTATGATATTTTTCTGCAAGGCCTTAATCTGGAGATCTACTAGCTAATGTCCATCAACGACGATCCAACATCATACGAAGTGTTGGTGAACTGTTTCCGCCAGGCGAAGAATACTCTCAAGAGGACCGAAACTTTTCTTCCTCTTTCCGACCAGGAAATTCTTTGGGTCTCAAAGCTCAATCCTTCAAAAAACAGGGcgtgtcttcttcttcttcttcttcttcttcttcttcttcttcttcttcttctagcTCCGGTTTAGATAGTTTTGACCACTTCGAGAAGAAGGGCCAGGGAAAGTGTGCTACTTGTGGATGCCAGAGAAATGTCACAAGTCAGGAGCTTGCTTCCTATGTGGCGAAATTggccacatgaagagagattgtcaaCAGGCTACTGGAAGATCAGCgtctggatctggttctcatCCTTCCGTTCcacagaggtcgcagggacagtctatTGGGAGCACCAATCAAATATTGTGTGTACCTGGACATGTTTTTGCCCTGAGTCGGGATCAAATTCAACAGGAGAACGAGGACGTTATAGCAGGTACATTTATTTTATGCGGCATTCCTGCATTTGTTCTCATCGACattggtgcatcgcattctttcatATCCGCATGATTTTTTATGCGCTATAGGTTGCCATACATGCCTTTAGACGTAGTGTTATCTGTGTCTACTCCGACCGATCATTCGGTTTTGGCCAAGCGTTTAGTCTTGGGATGTACATTAGAGTTTAAGGGCTCTAAGTTGTCAGAAAACCTTATGGTTATGgcaatggaggattttgactgcattttgGGTATTGATATCTTGACCTCTTATAGAGCTACGATGGATTGCTATCAAAATATTGTCCAGTTTCGTTCGATTGAGGGCaatagttggtttttctatggtgagggagaaCGACCCCTTTTGCCTCTGGTCTCAACTTTGAGGGTCAATCAGGCCTAGAGGTGGGTGGGGAAGGTTAACTTATCCATGTGGTTGATATATCTGTAGATAGCAGGCCTATAGAGGAGTTACCCATAGTTTGTGAGTATCCAGATGTATTTTCAGACGAGA comes from the Henckelia pumila isolate YLH828 chromosome 1, ASM3356847v2, whole genome shotgun sequence genome and includes:
- the LOC140887935 gene encoding oligopeptide transporter 4-like gives rise to the protein MINIYKPSYILIASRKKKHPMKTMSTSAMNIDAEKGLSSNIIIPTNPVDTTKLDAEEEEEESPIEQVRLTVPNGDDSTLPVWTFRMWFLGMLSCALLSFLNTFFGYRSEPLTITMISVQVATLPIGRFMAKVLPTTKFRLPFCGCTEFSLNPGPFNMKEHVLISIFANAGSAFGSGSAYAVGIVDIIKAIYRRKISFLASWILVITTQILGYGWAGILRKYVVEPAEMWWPASLVQVSLFRALHEKEGKKNSRSKFFLIALACSFLWYIVPGYLFSTLGYISILCLVFPKSVTAQQIGSGLKGLGVGSFTFDWSVVASFLGSPLVTPFFAIFNVFVGYAVVVYALIPTAYWGFNLYNAKTFPLFSSHLFNGRGETYDVSAIVNDKFELDLRAYEERGLINLSIFFSLSYGLNFAAVVATLTHVALFNGRDIYHRFRASNKGKPDIHTRLMKKYKDVPGWWFHVLLVLSLALSLVLCIFMKDQVQLPWWGLLFAAGLALMFTLPISIITATTNQTPGLNVITEYIIGLLYPGRPIANVCFKTYGYISMSQAVSFLNDFKLGHYMKVPPRSMFMVQFIGTVIAGTINISTAWYLLTSIENICQDQLLPKNSPWTCPGDRVFFDASVIWGLVGPRRIFSKLGNYGALNWCFLGGAIAPIIVWLTHKAFPKHKWIKLINIPVLLGATAAMPPASTLNFNSWILVGTIFNCLVFRYRKGWWRRYNYVLSAALDAGLAFMGVVLYFCLGIENVSVNWWGTNGEHCDLATCPTAKGVVVDGCPSH